The Equus asinus isolate D_3611 breed Donkey chromosome 14, EquAss-T2T_v2, whole genome shotgun sequence genomic sequence TTTCAACCACTATCTATTCTAAATATAGTTAATTTGCATAACCTGTGTGGCCTTGTACGTGACATATTAGTCTCTTTGATGGGAGTCTAGTCTAGGTGACCTCTAGGATCCTATTCACCCTCGTGATTCTAGTCCAGtgattttctaaaaaatgaaaaaactcaaaattctttttgaaacTCTGTCCTCCATAGCTTCTGCAGCACTGTGGTCTCCCAGAGTTTCTTCCGGTgacctttccttttcattttccttcccagACTCCTGACTTGAAGGTTCCGTTCCTGCGGGCTTGGTTTCCAGCCCTCTTCGTTTCTCCTTCTCTACTTTCTCTTGTGACTTTCGTCAGGCCATGCCTTCAATTACCGCCTCTACAAGGGCAACTAACAAATGTGTATGTTTAACTCTGATCTCTCTTCTGAAGCGGAAAGCCTTTCAAGGTTTCTCATCACCTAGAAGTTAAAATGCAAGCTCCTTAGCCTGGCCCAAGGCCCTGCTTGGTCTGAACTCCTCGTGCACTGCCCGGCAGCTGGTCTGAGCTATTGGGCAGCTTGCAGCACATCATCCATCATTCTTCCTCCTTGCTTTTgcccatgctcttccctctgccatcACTACCTTCTTTCCTCGCTGTCATCTCTCTCCCCCTTAGTCCCAGCACACACCAAATTGATACCCTGCCCTTTGAGAACCCACTCAGAGGGCCACTTACCCTTCAAGATTCAGTGCAAATGCCTGTCCCTCCTGGAAGCCCTTTTCATAGACAAGGTTAAGCATTTTCTCTTTGTGCCCATAGTATCACATGCACATTTCCATTGTAGCACTTGCCTTATTGCTATAATTATTAGGTCAAAAATAGTTGAATAGTGGttaaatatcaaatatatttacAAGTTGGTACCTTCACTGGACTGAGTTCCTGGGAACAGAGTTTTGGTCCTGCTCATTTTTGTAACCCCAGAGCCTGACATTTAGAAGGTGCTTAAATtgtgttaaaaaaatgaatgactcCATGCTTATGAGGTCTACACTGACTTTGATACAAATCAAAGTATGTTGACAATAGTAGGCAAAATTGGACCTTTTCATGATTGTATTTTATGTCTTTAACTATATTTATCTCTTTCTGTTGTAGGAGGAGAATTATTCCAAGGATGGTCTCTCATTCAGAGTTGAGGGAGCTTTTCTGTGCAGCTGATGCAGTATGCTTCGATGTTGATAGCACAGTCATCAGAGAAGAAGGAATTGATGAACTGGCCAAATTCTGTGGAGTTGAGGATGCTGTGTCAGAAATGTAGGAACAGTATTTATTCACTTTATGAAATGATCAAGAATTGCAAAAGAGAGTGATTTTTGGATGACATGCAGGACCAGAGCCACAATTCCCTGATTCAGTCCCTGGCTATGGAACATAAGCACTAGGCTTTTTCTTCCATCACTTAGAGCTGAATTTGGTAGTATACATTATCCAATCCTCcatttatacaaatatttatggcAAAAAAAATAGTTGTCTCTGACAAACAAATGTCGATAAGATACACTCTTAGCTTGGTCAGGGGAACAATGACCATAACTAACCAAAGAAGATGGCCGGGGGGGTAGAGGGGGCTCCAGGTGTCCAGTGCTTTGTGTCGTGGTTGACAGTGTGGCCTTAGTGGTTTGCTGGGAAGCTAGTTTTGGTTCAGAATCTCTCAGTGGGATGCCTAGGTGAGAGCCCCGCTCTCCCTCCTGTCCCCCCCAGTACCACCTGCATTCACCTGGTCATGGACCATTTCATGTTCAGCTGCATTTGATGCAAGACATGGTTCCAAAATATTATTGTGATTCTCAAGCAAACCTTCAATAGTTTATTCCCAGGCCTCGCTCCCATGCATCATAGCGTGTCTGTTGTGCAGTGGGGCTCTAGGCAGCACCTTCCTCATGAGTGGACATTGTGAGGAGCTGGGGAGGTTAGGCATGTAAACTTCGATGACAGCTAACTTGTCTGGCCTGACTGTTGGGTCTTCCTCCTAGGACACGGCGAGCCATGGGTGGGGCAGTGCCTTTCAAGGCTGCCCTCACAGAGCGCCTATCTCTGATCCAGCCCTCCAGGGAACAGGTGCAAAGGCTCATAGCAGAGCACCCCCCACACCTGACCCCTGGTATAAGGTAAGAGGAGCCCCGGTCTGGGTACTGTCTCCCTAGCAGCACCTGCGTCCTCCTGAGAGTATCTCACTATTGTTGAAGAACTCCCTTCCCTGTGGTTCTTTCAGCACTTACATATGGTCTTGTGTGGCTGGTTGGTCCTGCCCATGtctgccctccctctctccccagagaGAGCTTAAGCCTCCTCTTCATCTTGTGTTTCTAGATCCATGGGCAGAATAGAGTTGTGGAATGGTTTCCTAAAGCAGTCAAGCCTCACCCATTAATTTCGAATGCGTttagaaaaacatatataaaacattaattcACCAGGCAATATACCTTGTCCAATGTACCTCAGGCAAATGCattcaggaggaaaaaatattttagtttccttttcatgtttcatgttttctcttttgtattaaTCAGTGTTtggtattttatgtttcttttttgcaGGGAGCTAGTAAGTCGCCTTCAAGAGCGAAATGTTCAGGTTTTCCTAATATCTGGTGGCTTCAGGAGCATTGTAGAGCATGTAGCTTCAAAGCTCAACATCCCTCCAACCAATGTATTTGCCAACAGGCTGAAATTCTACTTTAATGGTAAGACTttaatggtaacattttccctttcaTATCAGTTTTTGTATTCAATATCCTAGGTAATGTCTGTTGTAATACAACTTAGGCAAAGTGGCTTTGGAGTTAAATATTCAGATAAAAGATTCTCTTGACTGATGTCTTTTGCTCCTTGGTATTCTTTGCTCTGCAAAATAGACTTAGGTCATCATCTCTCCTCGCTTTAGTATCCATATAATTGTCTATCTCTATATAAATGTCTGTGCTTGGTAAAATGTTAATGTTAATTCCTATGTAACCCACATTACTTATTTTGCTAtgcattatatttcaattttatgaGAGCTGTCATGTATTTGAGCCAGTTTAGACTCAGGAAGGAGAGTTAATGTGTTAGCAAGTCACTGCACTATAGCTGCCTTTCAAGATGCCTCCTGGCCCCTCTCTGGACTACCACAGAGCCATAGCTGTAGTTTTCTATCATCTCAAGATGTCTCCAATGACATCAAAGGGTGGCTGACATTCTTAAAAccaaataatattaatttaaaaattttaaatgtgttaatagaacactttttttttttttagattggcacctgagctaactactgttgccaatctttttttctctgctttattttctccccaaatccccccagtacatagctgtatattttagttgtgggtccttctagttgtggcatatgggatgccacctcagcatggcctaatgagcggtgccatgtccatgcccaggatgcgaaccggcaaaaccctgggccgctgaagcggagcgtgcaaacttaaccacttggccacggggctggccccaatagaACACTTTTGAAGGAACTACAGATAGAGATCATTTGAAAAAAAGTAGAGAATGAGTGTGGTAATTACTATAAGAATGGAAATAATCGATCAAATATAACTTGAAATTTCCTCTTAGATGAAattatatattaacttattttaaatttaatatattcatgGTGTTCTGCCACCCAACAAGGTTTAAGAATTACTACActggaagcttaaaagataaaactaattTACCCCAAGGTGTGTATTACCTAAAGGAGTAACCTCGACAAGAAgtatttgtaatttaaaagaaaagcttgTTTATTCTGAGGAATAGGTGTGGAAGTCCAGGCTGTGTCACTTTACTGAGGGCCATGTTTAGCTTCCTCAGTGACATTTAAGTGAGTATATCATCTATGCAAAAAGCAGGCCCTACTGATACAATTCTGAGGCTCTTTAACATTGTTTTAACTTCTCTTTTTAGGTGAATATGCAGGTTTTGATGAGATGCAGCCAACAGCTGAATCTGGTGGGAAAGGAAaagttattaaacttttaaaggaaaaatttcattttaagaaaatagtcATGATTGGAGATGGAGCTACAGACATGGAAGCCTGTCCTCCTGCTGTATGTATTAAGCGGACTAACATTTTTCCGGttgtatttttgctttagacAGGTGATGTAGAACTCAGTAAGATTTACAAGAGTTAAACAAAAACATCTAAGTATCattgtaaaatagaaaaacaaaagaaaacaaatacaatctCAATACGTCGATTGACTTTTTTGCAAACCCAAGAAAGGTTGCAAATAAGGAACTAAAAACCTTTAAAACTTTCAGTGACTCTTGTCTCTGCAGTATGGCCACCACCTTTTAGCCCAAGTATGTGCTCGACAAGGTTGAGCTTCATTTCCCCAAATAGTTCCACAGATAAGAATGCGGCTCTTATAGCTGTAACCGAAACGTCAATGCCCTTTTATATTTGATAAACTATTTCctcatatattatcttattttgtcCTCAGAATGGCCCTGTGAGGTAAAGTATTATCTTCTCCGTTTTCCTACTTGGGGAACTGAGGCTCATGGAGGTTCGATAACTTGCTTATATTAAAGCATTTTATTCTTCTGAATTAACATTGTTGTTTTCTGAGACTAGCAGGAAACAAGTACTATATAGCAAGTGTCCTAAATATCAAACATGTTCATTTCACGCAGGACTTTCCTTTATCATCTCATTCTAACTTAagaaaaaatgaaccaaaaataTAGTGGTGAACTTTTTACTGCCTAGTTTCCTGAGATCTAAAAATAGTAATTATCTTTATAAATGATTAACCAAAGGGGGTTAAAGAATCTTTTTGGATCCTTTTATCATTACTTGAATCAGTTCAAGATAACAAGTCCTTAGATGATTTACAACCAATGTTGGTTGACTAAGTAATGAACACTGGGCTAGTTAgtacataaacataaaataacacTTCTCTCAGGGAGTTCCCAATCCCAGGGTTGAGAAATGACAAAGTTATAAATTCCAGATGACCCTACCAATCGGAAGATGACAGAGCCTGACTGAACCAAGAGAAAGTGGCACGCATGCAGGTGTGTAGCCCTCGAAGGTGGTAGAGGAACCTGTGAGCTAAGGAAGGTTAACAGCCACCATGTGAAGGCTTAGCAGGACTTAGGGAAGGAAGTTTccagagggaaggaggcagcAGAGCAGAGTGGGCATGTGGACACTACGTATAGTCCTGGGCTGGACAGTGGGCAAAAGCCAGCGGGAGTGGGCCTTCCCTTCAGCAACTGCCGAAGACTCCACATACCAGGCACCGTGGTGTTACCTTTAGGTCCTGGGAAGCCCTAGAAGGCTTCTGGACGGAAAAGGAATGAGTCCTTGTGTTAGGACAGCTAAGTTGGGGCCAGCATGCAGAAAGTGCTGCCACAGGCAGGAGGCTCAGTTGGGAGACTAAATTTAACTGGAAGGTAAGAACtctagttatttttttcccctgtgtatgaaaataaaaatgaaaagggcaAATAAGAGAATTTTGTACTTCCAAATTAGTGGGTATTGTGTCTAtatcctggaagaaaaaaaataccatctTAAAAAATCATTGATTAAAAGAAGGTATCACTTAgtataaattaatgaaatgatgtaactttaaataatttgaatgatGAAAAGTAGAGTACTGCCAACAGCTATTGGGGTCATCATCTCCTTCAGCCCACAATAACATACCTCCCTGGTTCACCCAGGGCACCAGTCAGGAGATGCCTGCTTTGGTCCCAGTTCCGGGCACAAGGGGATTTCCACTGCACCACAGGCCTCTCTGATTTCCCCCCTTTGAAATTGCCTGGTCTGGGTGTGATGGCCATCCAGGTTAGAGCTCAGACATTTACCACCTGATGTGATTTTATCTTTGTTTGTAAGCAACTGTCTTGGTTTTAAGAGGGCTTAAATTCTCCTGAAACCCACAATGTGCAGCTGAGTGGATCTGTGGCCCTGGTGCACTTGCTCATTCAAAGGGCAGGAGGAAGCTCCCAGGCAGCTGGGGAGGCTGGGCTCAGCTCTCTTTGCATGGAATGGTTTACTTTTTCAAGCAACACTTAGTGCCCTAGACTGctactgtatcttttttttttctcaactatttctcttttttttttccttcttaggaTGTTTTCATTGGATTTGGAGGAAATGTGATCAGGCAACAAGTAAAGGACAACGCGGAATGGTACATAACTGATTTTGTAGAGCTTTTGGGAGAACTGGAAGAGTAATAGCAAGTTTTATACAGTTCATAACAACTTCACgttaattttcaaaagttataCAGTTTGATACTGTTTGCTTCCAATTGCCTATTACAACTTAATGTATGAATTTGGTATCGATTATCTGTACCTCTAAGTAAACTATAGTTACGCCTCCTAGAAAATCGCTTTTTTTAAGTGTAGTTCCATTATTATTATGACCATTAATTACCTGGAGAGTTTTATAATGTGAATTCTTTATGAATTTCCTGGCTATATTTTATTTGAAGCCTTTTGAAGATGGATAGTCAATTAAACACCTTCACTATTGGAAATATGGATTAGGCAGTGAATTTAAGTGAATATTAAGTGAACTGAAGTGAATATTCGTTTTCCCTTTGGCATATAAATAAAAGTTCATCCATGTATCAGAACAGATTTGTAGAAGTTTCAGTTCCGCCTATCATGTATCTCAATATCCAGTATTTCAAGTACTTTAAGTGTTTGAGTAGAAACAACCTCCAGGCAAGGAACCAAGGAGTCGAGACCCGCCCCCGGAACACAGTGCTTGTCACAATGTACCCACCATTTGGCCCCGACCAATCTTTGTACTGAGTGAAGCCTTGGCCAGAGGGATGGAACTTCTTTTAGTACTTCTTGGAATTTGTCATTTAGGGAATGTTACAAaagcttcaaaaaaaaataacaatggaaaCTTAAACAAAAGTACTGACCTTAAAAAATGGATATTTGATGATCATGTGAAGAACTAAAAAGTTTTACTCATCCCAAATGAAGATCAGCATTTTTCCCtaaatgaattaagaaataaCTCCTAATAGCATATATGAACAATTTCTTACAGATGAGTTGGAAGGACCTTAAAGCCAGGTTCATGTGTATTCTGAGCAGGGCCAAGAAAGGGAAATTTCAGAACATGCTTTGATAGTCTGAGATTATATACCTTCCCTGGTGGAAAAATTGGGGAGGATAAAGACACAGGTTTAGGAAGAGGCATGCAGTGAGTGGATACTGTTGGATAATTTAGTAGAAAAGGCCGGAAGGATTTAATAttgaaattatttggaaaatttataatttaaccAAATAATCAGATAATTATTTAGTCTAATCAATTCAGCTCAATCAAATTTCCTTCAAAATCAGAGTGTCTATAGCAGAAACATGAAATAGGTTTGACGACATTTAAATGAGGCCACAAACAATGAGGTATGGCTTCATAATTGTGAATGCTTATGGGGAATTCCAGAAGCTATTTAGCGGTGCTGTGCTCTGGGCAGGACTAGGCATGCCAGGGCTGTGAAGCATGCTGCAAACTGCCTCAGCCTTCACCATGAGCCGGTGTGCAGGAACTGGAGCAAGCCGTCAGTGGGTAGATGGAAGACTAAGGAGCTTTTGGCCACAGGGCAATGGCCTGACTAGGAGGCGCACACTGAATTTAGTTCATAGGAATCTGATCTGCTGAAAAATCATGATGTCTGTATAGAACCTTTATACCAAGTACACAACCCCTCCTCTGGCCCACAGGCTCTCAGCAAGCAGCACAAAAGCAGCATGCACAATCCTTTCTTTGTTATGTTGGAGGAGTGAGTCTGAAATGATGCAAGAACTGTGCTAACCTGTTTTCTAATTCTGGATTCACTGGAAACAGCTACAGAATGGCTCTCTCAGGAGTTATGTACATGGTTACACTAGGACAGGATTCAGAAAATGGTGGCAGTGTTTATACGGCCTCCTATCCTTCTGACACtgcttttcattttgattatgAACACTTCTTATGTAAACAGAAAAAGTTAAGAATTGGGGTCATAAAGTAAAGAACTGAAATTTGTCATGGTATTAACAAATTGGAGTTGGAACATTAGAAGTCcctcaaagctttttttttttaattgagttaatgataggttacaatcttgtgtgatttcagttgtacattaatgtttgtcattcgtgttgtaggtgcaccacttcaccctttgtgcccaccccccaccccacctttcccctagtagccactaatctgttctctttgtccacatttttaaattcttcataggagtggagtcatacagagattatccttctctaactggcttatttcacttaacataattccctcaaggtccatccatgttgttgcaaatgggatgattttgttctgttttgcagctgagtagtattccattgtatatatataccacatcttctttatccatttatctgttgatgggcacttaggttgcttccatgtcttggctattgtaaataatgctgcaatgaacattgggctgcataggacttttggaattgctgacttcaggctctttggatagctacccagtagtggaatggctggatcgtatggtagttctatttttaattttttgaggaatctccatactgttttccatagtggctgcaccagtttgcattcccaccagcagtatatgagggttccattctctccacaacctctccaacatttgttactattagatttagatatttttgtcattctaatgggtgtaaggtgatatattagtgtagttttgatttgcatttccctgatgatcagcgatgatgagcaccttttcatgtgcctattgcccatctgtatatcttctttggagaaatgtctgttcatgtctccagcccattttttgattgggctgtttgattttttgttgttgagttgtgagagttctttatatattatggatattaagcctttgtcagatatatgacttgcaaatattttttcccagttagtgggtttttttgtttcaatcctgttttcatttgccttgaagaagctctttagtctgatgaagtcccatttgtttattgtttctattgtttcccttctctgagaagacatggtgtccgaaaaggtccttttaatactgatgtcaaagagtgtactgcctacgttttcttctagaagccttatggtttcaggtttcacctttaggtctttgatcctttttgactttattttggtgaatggtgaagaagaatggtcaattttcattcttttacatatgggtttccagttttcccagcaccatttgttgaaaagactttcttttctccattgtatgcactctgctcctttgtcgaagataagagctgtccatagatgtatggttttatttctgggctatcaattctgttccattgatctgtgcacctgtttttgtaccagtaccatgctgttttgattactgtagctttgtagtaagttttgaagtcagggtttgtgatgcctcccgttttgttcttttttctcaggattgctttagcaattcggggtcttttgttgccccatataaattttaggattctttgttctatttctgtaaagaatgtcattgggattctgattgggatggcgttgaatctgtagattgctttaggtataatggacattttaactatgtttattcttccaatccatgtacatggaatgtctttccatctcctatGTTGTCAtgcaattctctcagaaaggccttgtaattttcattatataggtccttcacttccttagttaaatttaccccaaggtattttattctttttgttgctattgtgaatggtattgtgttcttgagttctttttctgttagttcgttgttagaatatagaaatgctactgatttatgcaaattgattttataccctgcaactttgctgtagttgttgattacttctaagagttttccaatggattctttggggttttctatatataagatcatgttgtctgcaaacagcgaaaa encodes the following:
- the PSPH gene encoding phosphoserine phosphatase isoform X1, whose amino-acid sequence is MVSHSELRELFCAADAVCFDVDSTVIREEGIDELAKFCGVEDAVSEMTRRAMGGAVPFKAALTERLSLIQPSREQVQRLIAEHPPHLTPGIRELVSRLQERNVQVFLISGGFRSIVEHVASKLNIPPTNVFANRLKFYFNGEYAGFDEMQPTAESGGKGKVIKLLKEKFHFKKIVMIGDGATDMEACPPADVFIGFGGNVIRQQVKDNAEWYITDFVELLGELEE
- the PSPH gene encoding phosphoserine phosphatase isoform X2, translating into MVSHSELRELFCAADAVCFDVDSTVIREEGIDELAKFCGVEDAVSEMTRRAMGGAVPFKAALTERLSLIQPSREQVQRLIAEHPPHLTPGIRELVSRLQERNVQVFLISGGFRSIVEHVASKLNIPPTNVFANRLKFYFNGEYAGFDEMQPTAESGGKGKVIKLLKEKFHFKKIVMIGDGATDMEACPPAMTLPIGR